Proteins co-encoded in one Arachis stenosperma cultivar V10309 chromosome 7, arast.V10309.gnm1.PFL2, whole genome shotgun sequence genomic window:
- the LOC130939416 gene encoding E3 ubiquitin-protein ligase AIRP1-like: MEFTSFSWEINSIEDPSIPQHFYFHDCFSIIFSFTKELIQITQPTSPTSDSEVDFSSTTLANEAFLVPSDILCNCTPFTDLNGENTAFLHDVFSSLPLSRQILDQILPAMGETARTIRSREGCDSSMPEIVVNLYITTHIVVEDSDFYNDDLRQNVPELAQLVNLLERPRIDKQEDDAEQQCAICLEEFGQSIEDSSVEVVRTNCSHVFHESCIFRWLRRCADRQSPYSCPLCRCSIFPTSQMEEE, from the coding sequence ATGGAATTCACCTCTTTTTCTTGGGAAATCAATTCCATTGAAGATCCAAGCATACCACAACACTTCTATTTCCACGATTGCTTCTCCATCATCTTCAGTTTCACCAAAGAATTGATCCAAATTACTCAACCCACAAGTCCAACCTCTGACTCTGAGGTTGACTTTTCTTCTACAACTCTGGCCAACGAAGCGTTCTTGGTTCCTTCCGATATCCTGTGTAATTGCACTCCCTTCACAGACCTCAATGGAGAAAACACCGCATTCTTACATGACGTCTTCTCTTCATTGCCTCTATCCCGTCAGATATTGGATCAAATTTTACCTGCAATGGGCGAAACCGCAAGAACGATTCGAAGCCGTGAAGGGTGTGACTCCAGCATGCCGGAGATTGTTGTGAACCTTTATATTACTACGCACATTGTTGTCGAAGATTCTGATTTCTATAATGATGATCTTCGTCAAAACGTTCCTGAACTGGCACAACTCGTGAATCTGTTGGAGAGACCCAGAATTGATAAGCAAGAAGATGATGCTGAACAACAATGCGCGATTTGCTTGGAAGAGTTTGGCCAGAGTATTGAAGATTCAAGTGTAGAAGTTGTTCGCACAAATTGCTCGCATGTTTTCCATGAAAGCTGCATATTCCGTTGGCTCCGGCGTTGTGCCGACCGGCAATCGCCCTATTCTTGCCCGTTATGCCGCTGTAGCATATTTCCAACCTCACAGATGGAAGAGGAATAG